From a region of the Listeria monocytogenes ATCC 19117 genome:
- the typA gene encoding translational GTPase TypA — MNLRNDIRNVAIIAHVDHGKTTLVDQLLRQSGTFRDNETVAERAMDNNDLERERGITILAKNTAIKYEDTRVNIMDTPGHADFGGEVERIMKMVDGVLLVVDAYEGTMPQTRFVLKKALEQNLTPIVVVNKIDRDFARPEEVVDEVLELFIELGANDDQLEFPVVYASAINGTSSYDSDPAEQKETMKPLLDTIIEHIPAPVDNSDEPLQFQVSLLDYNDYVGRIGIGRVFRGTMHVGQTVALIKLDGTVKQFRVTKMFGFFGLKRDEIKEAKAGDLVALAGMEDIFVGETVTPFDHQEALPLLRIDEPTLQMTFVTNNSPFAGREGKHVTSRKIEERLLAELQTDVSLRVEPTASPDAWVVSGRGELHLSILIETMRREGYELQVSKPEVIIREIDGVKCEPVEDVQIDTPEEFMGSVIESISQRKGEMKNMINDGNGQVRLQFMVPARGLIGYTTDFLSMTRGYGIINHTFDSYQPIQKGRVGGRSRGVLVSMETGKSTTYGTMQVEDRGTIFIEPGTDIYEGMIVGENNREGDIAVNIVKAKQMTNIRSANKDQTNVIKKPRHLSLEESLEFLNEDEYCEVTPESIRLRKKILNKNEREKAAKRSKTAE; from the coding sequence TTGAATTTAAGAAATGATATTCGTAATGTAGCAATTATTGCCCACGTTGACCATGGTAAAACAACTCTAGTAGACCAATTACTACGCCAGTCAGGCACATTCCGCGACAATGAAACAGTTGCAGAACGCGCAATGGACAACAATGATTTAGAAAGAGAACGCGGTATTACAATTTTAGCGAAAAATACAGCGATTAAGTATGAAGATACACGTGTAAACATCATGGATACACCTGGACACGCCGATTTCGGTGGAGAAGTAGAACGTATCATGAAAATGGTAGATGGTGTTCTTTTAGTAGTGGACGCGTATGAAGGTACTATGCCTCAAACACGTTTTGTACTAAAAAAAGCACTAGAACAAAACTTAACACCGATCGTTGTAGTAAACAAAATTGACCGTGATTTTGCTCGCCCAGAAGAAGTTGTTGATGAAGTATTAGAATTATTCATCGAATTAGGTGCGAACGACGATCAATTAGAATTCCCAGTTGTTTATGCTTCTGCAATCAACGGAACTTCAAGCTATGATTCTGATCCAGCAGAACAAAAAGAAACAATGAAACCACTTTTAGACACAATTATCGAACATATCCCGGCTCCAGTTGATAATAGCGACGAACCATTACAATTCCAAGTATCATTACTTGATTATAATGACTATGTTGGTCGTATCGGTATTGGCCGCGTATTCCGTGGAACAATGCACGTGGGACAAACAGTTGCTTTAATTAAACTTGATGGCACAGTAAAACAATTCCGTGTAACGAAAATGTTCGGTTTCTTCGGACTAAAACGTGACGAAATTAAAGAAGCAAAAGCGGGTGACTTAGTAGCACTTGCGGGAATGGAAGACATTTTCGTTGGTGAAACAGTAACACCTTTCGATCACCAAGAAGCACTTCCACTTTTACGTATTGATGAGCCAACATTGCAAATGACTTTTGTTACAAATAACAGTCCTTTCGCAGGCCGTGAAGGTAAACACGTAACAAGCCGTAAAATTGAAGAACGCTTACTTGCAGAACTTCAAACGGATGTATCTTTACGCGTTGAACCAACAGCTTCTCCAGACGCTTGGGTAGTTTCTGGTCGTGGTGAGCTTCATTTATCCATTCTGATCGAAACAATGCGTCGCGAAGGTTATGAATTACAAGTTTCTAAACCAGAAGTAATCATCCGTGAAATTGATGGCGTGAAATGTGAACCAGTAGAAGATGTTCAAATTGATACTCCAGAAGAATTCATGGGTTCTGTTATTGAATCTATTAGCCAACGTAAAGGCGAAATGAAAAACATGATTAACGACGGTAACGGCCAAGTTCGTTTACAATTCATGGTTCCAGCTCGTGGCTTAATCGGTTATACAACTGATTTCCTTTCAATGACTCGTGGTTATGGTATTATCAACCACACATTCGATAGCTACCAACCAATCCAAAAAGGACGCGTTGGCGGACGTAGTCGTGGTGTTCTTGTATCCATGGAAACAGGTAAATCTACTACTTACGGAACAATGCAAGTAGAAGACCGTGGTACTATTTTTATAGAACCTGGTACGGATATTTACGAAGGTATGATCGTTGGGGAAAACAATCGTGAAGGCGATATCGCTGTAAACATTGTGAAAGCAAAACAAATGACTAACATTCGTTCTGCTAACAAAGACCAAACAAACGTAATCAAAAAACCTCGTCATTTATCACTAGAAGAATCATTAGAATTCCTAAACGAAGATGAATACTGTGAAGTAACACCAGAATCCATCCGTTTACGTAAAAAAATCCTAAACAAAAACGAACGTGAAAAAGCAGCAAAACGTTCAAAAACTGCTGAATAA
- a CDS encoding DUF5068 domain-containing protein — MKKRIIILAVLVVLLIGGVVIGVYASGNSAKDNNESKTTAKKATSTPKKAIDTEKKETTTKEATTKDSVTDDKGVVTKGSSDVEKNAPAKNNSSATDKSNSPTTPAFSLSSTGFKTSNVSSVLGGTVTTTYLSSAPSFEKIFENLTIEVNQYKVEHVVGANKAVSASNPESYLANKNGYVITLDISIKNTSAKDKMYKADQITLIGANEFVGGSLDNFVPSNFHLIGSKADPNIFTAGKTARGLLTFTMTEAVYNDLAADSKIGVPNPDKFDASVSEANAGDDVVASFPVK; from the coding sequence ATGAAAAAACGTATAATTATTCTTGCAGTATTAGTGGTACTTCTTATCGGAGGAGTTGTAATCGGTGTTTATGCAAGCGGAAACTCTGCAAAAGACAACAATGAAAGCAAAACAACAGCTAAAAAAGCCACATCTACACCTAAGAAAGCAATTGACACAGAGAAAAAAGAAACAACAACCAAAGAAGCGACAACAAAAGATTCCGTAACGGATGATAAAGGTGTAGTCACAAAAGGAAGCTCAGATGTAGAGAAAAACGCACCGGCCAAAAATAATAGTAGTGCAACAGATAAAAGCAATAGTCCAACTACACCGGCTTTTTCGTTATCTAGTACAGGCTTCAAAACTTCCAATGTATCTTCTGTTCTTGGTGGAACTGTAACAACAACGTATTTGTCGAGTGCCCCATCATTCGAAAAAATCTTTGAAAATTTAACGATTGAAGTGAATCAATATAAAGTAGAGCATGTTGTTGGTGCGAATAAAGCAGTTAGTGCAAGTAATCCAGAAAGCTATTTAGCAAATAAAAACGGCTATGTAATCACTTTAGACATTTCCATTAAAAATACTTCTGCAAAAGATAAAATGTACAAAGCAGACCAAATTACACTTATAGGAGCAAATGAATTTGTAGGAGGAAGCTTAGATAATTTTGTTCCTTCTAATTTTCATCTTATAGGAAGTAAAGCAGATCCAAATATTTTCACCGCTGGAAAAACAGCTCGTGGGCTTCTTACATTTACAATGACAGAAGCTGTGTACAATGATTTAGCAGCTGACTCAAAAATAGGTGTTCCAAATCCTGATAAATTTGATGCAAGTGTTTCTGAAGCTAATGCAGGCGATGATGTAGTTGCCTCATTCCCAGTAAAATAA
- a CDS encoding YlaI family protein, protein MNAKCILCERVDELDNREFKTKQLRNKPIRMYLCPECEHRVAINTISRVNSGHFNFHKPVVMSNSELKNLIESAGK, encoded by the coding sequence TTGAACGCAAAATGTATCTTGTGCGAGCGTGTAGATGAGCTAGACAATCGCGAATTTAAAACAAAACAATTACGTAATAAACCTATTAGAATGTATCTATGTCCTGAATGTGAACATCGAGTAGCTATTAACACTATCAGTCGCGTTAATTCTGGTCATTTCAATTTTCATAAACCAGTAGTAATGTCGAATAGTGAGTTAAAGAATTTAATAGAAAGTGCTGGAAAATAG
- a CDS encoding YlaN family protein, producing MANKKIDHREEAVELLKQDAKRILQLIKVQMDNLTLPQCPAYEEVLDTQMYGLSREINFATRLGLIEPEEGKKLMSTLEKELSTLHELSMSKK from the coding sequence ATGGCAAATAAAAAGATAGATCACAGAGAAGAGGCAGTGGAGCTTTTAAAGCAAGACGCAAAACGAATCTTACAGTTGATTAAAGTTCAAATGGATAATCTAACATTACCGCAATGTCCAGCATATGAGGAAGTTCTTGATACACAAATGTATGGTTTATCACGTGAAATTAACTTTGCAACCCGCCTAGGACTAATTGAACCAGAAGAAGGCAAGAAACTAATGTCTACACTGGAAAAAGAATTGTCCACTTTACATGAACTGTCCATGAGTAAAAAATAA
- a CDS encoding FtsW/RodA/SpoVE family cell cycle protein codes for MFKRILKSYDYAFIAVFIVLCLFGLIMIYSASWSLAIGKGLPADYFYARQVKNFIISFIFFILFALLPFKFYQNNKVLMLIVFGSIGVLLLIFLVGKTVNNANSWLVLGPRSLQPGEFAKLAVIIYMSAIYAKKQSYIDDFNRGVLPPIFFLAFVCFLIAIQPDTGTAFIIFLVGCCIIITSGMRLRTIMKLIGIGMGIIIGLTLILFALPDSVRNEIVSPTKVARITTFMNPFEYADKEGHQLINSFYAIGSGGVSGQGLGESVQKLGYLPEAHTDFIIAVVAEELGVFGVMFIILALFFIIFKTITTGLRAKDPFASLMCYGIASLIAIQAFINLGGASGLIPLTGVTLPFISYGGSSLMVLSMMLGIVANISMFTKYQRVYKADGSTRELPKKQKRR; via the coding sequence ATGTTTAAACGAATTTTAAAATCTTATGATTATGCATTTATAGCGGTATTTATCGTGCTATGTTTATTTGGGCTTATTATGATCTATAGTGCCAGCTGGTCTTTAGCAATTGGTAAAGGCTTACCGGCAGATTATTTTTATGCTCGTCAAGTAAAGAACTTTATAATTAGTTTTATTTTCTTTATTCTTTTTGCTCTTTTGCCATTTAAATTTTATCAAAATAATAAAGTGTTAATGTTAATTGTATTTGGATCCATCGGTGTCTTATTACTGATTTTCTTAGTGGGTAAAACGGTAAATAATGCGAACAGTTGGCTTGTTTTAGGGCCACGTTCTCTTCAACCAGGAGAATTTGCTAAATTAGCCGTAATTATTTACATGTCTGCCATCTATGCGAAGAAACAAAGTTACATTGATGATTTTAACCGTGGTGTTTTACCGCCCATATTCTTTTTAGCATTTGTATGTTTCTTGATTGCCATTCAGCCAGATACTGGGACAGCTTTTATTATTTTCTTAGTTGGTTGTTGTATTATTATCACTTCTGGAATGCGACTTCGAACGATTATGAAATTAATTGGGATTGGTATGGGTATTATTATTGGACTCACGCTCATCTTATTCGCACTACCGGATAGTGTGAGGAATGAAATTGTTTCTCCAACGAAAGTAGCTCGTATTACGACTTTTATGAACCCTTTTGAGTATGCGGATAAAGAAGGGCACCAGTTAATTAATTCCTTCTATGCGATTGGCTCAGGTGGTGTTTCTGGACAAGGGCTTGGCGAAAGCGTTCAAAAACTTGGTTACTTGCCGGAAGCACACACCGATTTTATTATTGCCGTTGTTGCAGAAGAATTAGGTGTGTTCGGTGTGATGTTTATTATTTTGGCACTGTTCTTCATTATCTTTAAAACTATCACGACCGGACTCAGGGCGAAGGATCCATTTGCCTCCTTAATGTGCTACGGGATTGCTAGTCTGATTGCGATTCAAGCATTTATTAATCTTGGTGGAGCTAGTGGTTTGATTCCGCTTACTGGTGTAACGCTGCCATTTATTAGTTATGGTGGATCTTCCTTAATGGTGCTCTCGATGATGCTTGGTATCGTAGCGAATATTTCAATGTTCACTAAATACCAACGTGTTTATAAAGCAGATGGTTCCACGAGAGAGTTACCAAAGAAACAAAAAAGACGTTAA
- a CDS encoding pyruvate carboxylase has product MNRIKKVLVANRGEIAIRVMRACTELKIKTVAIYSQEDTGSFHRYKSDEAYLVGAGKKPIDAYLDIENIIEIAKESGADAIHPGYGFLSENIEFARRCEQEGIIFVGPKSKHLDMFGDKIKAKEQALLADIPVIPGSNGPVAGIKEVEEFGEKNGYPLMIKASLGGGGRGMRVVESKEHVKESFERASSEAKAAFGNDEVYVEKCVMNPKHIEVQILGDTHGNIVHLFERDCSIQRRHQKVVEVAPCNAITSELRNRICDAAVKLMKNVDYINAGTVEFLVEGDDFYFIEVNPRVQVEHTITEMITGIDIVQSQLFIADGYALHDQLVAIPKQEDIHIHGSAIQSRITTEDPLNNFMPDTGRVDTYRSTGGFGVRLDAGNGFQGTVVTPFYDSLLVKLCTWGMTFEQATRKMRRNLIEFRIRGVKTNIPFLLNVVRHPDFASGNYNTSFIDTTPELFKFPHIRDRGTKTLRYIGNVTVNGFPGIKHRDKPVYAEPRLPKIPYGSQISPGTKQILDAKGPEGVVDWVKKQEEVLLTDTTLRDAHQSLLATRVRSKDIFQIADAMAHLLPNMFSFEMWGGATFDVAYRFLNEDPWVRLETLRKQIPNVMFQMLLRGANAVGYKNYPDNVIREFVKQSAQSGVDVFRVFDSLNWIKGMEVSIDAVREAGKIVEAAICYTGDIDDDTRTKYTIDYYKDMAKELVAQGTHILGIKDMAGLLKPQAAYRLIGELKDTVDVPIHLHTHDTSGNGIYTYAAAVSAGVDIVDVASSAMSGATSQPSMTGLYYGLVNGNRQTNLDAQNSQIINHYWEDVRHYYKDFDNALNSPQTEVYIHEMPGGQYTNLQQQAIAVGLGDRWDEVKEMYTVVNQMFGDIVKVTPSSKVVGDLALFMVQNELSEEDVYEKGDTIDFPDSVIEFFMGEIGQPYGGFPEKLQKLVLKGRTPLTDRPGALMEPVNFVEVKAELKEKMGYEPTEKDVISYILYPKVFLDYQEMINKYGDVTVLDTPTFYKGMRLGETIEVELEKGKILLIKLNSIGEPIADGTRVIYFELNGQPREINIQDMNVQSTVIARRKIDTTNPEHVGATMTGSVIQVVVKKGDSVKKGDPLLITEAMKMETTIQAPFDGEVSSIYVSDGDTIESGDLLIEVNRI; this is encoded by the coding sequence ATGAATCGAATTAAAAAAGTATTAGTAGCAAACCGCGGAGAAATTGCAATCCGTGTTATGCGTGCGTGTACTGAACTCAAAATCAAAACAGTGGCTATTTATTCACAAGAAGATACCGGAAGTTTTCACCGGTATAAATCAGATGAAGCTTATCTGGTTGGAGCAGGGAAAAAGCCTATTGATGCGTATCTAGATATCGAAAACATAATAGAGATTGCTAAAGAATCTGGTGCAGACGCGATTCATCCGGGATATGGTTTCTTGTCCGAAAACATTGAATTTGCTCGTCGTTGTGAGCAAGAAGGCATTATTTTCGTTGGTCCTAAATCAAAACACCTAGATATGTTTGGTGATAAAATCAAAGCAAAAGAACAAGCTCTATTAGCTGATATTCCAGTAATTCCGGGAAGTAATGGACCCGTGGCTGGTATTAAAGAAGTAGAAGAATTTGGTGAGAAAAACGGTTACCCATTAATGATTAAAGCTTCTCTTGGAGGCGGCGGTCGTGGTATGCGTGTCGTAGAATCAAAAGAACATGTCAAAGAAAGCTTTGAACGTGCATCCTCAGAAGCAAAAGCGGCATTTGGGAACGATGAAGTATACGTAGAAAAATGCGTGATGAATCCGAAACATATCGAAGTACAAATTCTTGGGGACACCCATGGCAACATCGTTCATTTATTTGAACGTGATTGTTCTATCCAACGTCGTCATCAAAAAGTAGTAGAGGTAGCGCCATGTAATGCGATTACTTCTGAACTACGTAACCGTATCTGTGATGCTGCAGTAAAATTAATGAAAAATGTTGATTACATTAATGCTGGAACAGTTGAATTTTTAGTGGAAGGCGATGATTTCTACTTTATCGAAGTAAATCCTCGTGTCCAAGTGGAGCATACAATTACTGAAATGATTACAGGGATTGATATTGTTCAATCACAACTATTCATTGCAGATGGTTACGCGCTTCACGACCAACTAGTAGCTATTCCTAAGCAAGAGGATATCCATATTCACGGTTCTGCTATTCAAAGCCGTATTACAACGGAAGATCCACTTAATAACTTTATGCCAGATACTGGTCGAGTAGATACGTATCGCTCTACAGGTGGGTTTGGAGTTCGGTTGGATGCTGGTAACGGCTTCCAAGGAACAGTAGTAACACCATTTTATGATTCCTTACTTGTAAAATTATGTACTTGGGGAATGACATTCGAACAAGCAACGCGCAAAATGCGTCGTAACTTAATTGAATTCCGTATCCGTGGTGTCAAAACGAACATTCCTTTCTTATTAAATGTTGTTCGTCATCCGGATTTTGCAAGTGGTAATTATAATACAAGCTTTATTGATACAACACCGGAACTATTTAAATTCCCACATATTCGCGACCGTGGTACAAAAACGTTGCGTTATATTGGTAATGTAACGGTTAATGGTTTCCCAGGAATTAAGCACCGTGATAAACCTGTATATGCAGAACCACGCTTGCCAAAAATTCCGTATGGTTCGCAAATCTCTCCAGGTACAAAACAAATTTTGGATGCAAAAGGTCCAGAAGGCGTTGTAGACTGGGTGAAAAAACAAGAAGAAGTGCTCTTAACAGACACTACACTTCGGGATGCGCACCAATCTTTACTTGCAACACGTGTTCGCTCGAAAGACATTTTCCAAATAGCAGATGCGATGGCTCATTTATTACCAAACATGTTTTCCTTTGAAATGTGGGGTGGCGCGACTTTTGACGTGGCATATCGTTTCCTAAATGAAGATCCTTGGGTGCGCCTAGAGACACTTAGAAAACAAATTCCAAACGTGATGTTCCAAATGTTACTTCGCGGAGCTAATGCAGTTGGGTATAAAAACTATCCTGACAATGTTATCCGTGAATTCGTTAAGCAATCAGCACAATCCGGTGTGGATGTATTCCGCGTGTTTGACAGCTTAAACTGGATCAAAGGCATGGAAGTGTCCATTGATGCTGTTCGTGAAGCAGGGAAGATCGTAGAGGCTGCTATCTGCTATACAGGAGATATCGATGATGACACAAGAACGAAATATACCATAGATTACTATAAAGATATGGCGAAAGAGCTCGTTGCTCAAGGCACGCATATCCTAGGAATCAAAGATATGGCTGGGCTTTTAAAACCACAAGCGGCATACCGTTTGATTGGCGAATTAAAAGATACAGTAGATGTTCCAATCCACCTTCACACGCATGACACAAGCGGCAACGGTATTTATACTTACGCAGCAGCTGTCAGTGCTGGCGTTGACATTGTGGACGTGGCATCAAGCGCAATGAGTGGGGCTACAAGCCAACCAAGTATGACTGGTCTTTATTACGGATTAGTGAATGGTAATCGTCAAACGAATTTAGACGCTCAAAATTCCCAAATCATTAATCATTACTGGGAAGATGTTCGTCACTATTACAAAGACTTTGACAATGCACTTAATTCACCTCAAACAGAAGTATACATTCATGAAATGCCAGGTGGTCAATATACTAACCTTCAACAACAAGCCATTGCAGTTGGACTTGGCGATCGTTGGGACGAAGTGAAAGAAATGTATACAGTGGTTAATCAAATGTTTGGTGATATCGTTAAAGTAACACCTTCTTCCAAAGTTGTTGGAGACTTAGCACTATTTATGGTTCAAAATGAATTATCCGAAGAAGATGTATACGAAAAAGGCGATACCATTGATTTCCCAGATTCCGTTATCGAATTCTTTATGGGGGAAATTGGTCAACCATACGGCGGCTTCCCAGAAAAACTTCAAAAACTAGTACTCAAAGGACGTACACCACTTACAGATCGTCCAGGCGCTTTAATGGAACCAGTTAACTTTGTTGAAGTCAAAGCAGAATTAAAAGAAAAAATGGGTTATGAACCAACTGAAAAAGATGTCATTTCCTATATTTTGTATCCAAAAGTGTTCCTAGATTATCAAGAAATGATTAATAAATATGGTGATGTAACAGTCCTTGATACACCAACATTCTATAAAGGAATGCGTTTAGGGGAAACAATCGAAGTAGAACTTGAAAAAGGAAAAATCCTTTTAATCAAGCTAAATTCTATTGGTGAACCAATTGCGGATGGCACACGTGTTATCTATTTTGAATTAAATGGACAACCACGTGAGATTAACATCCAAGATATGAACGTTCAATCCACTGTTATTGCACGCCGTAAGATTGATACAACTAATCCTGAACATGTTGGAGCTACAATGACAGGTTCAGTCATTCAAGTAGTTGTTAAAAAAGGCGACTCTGTGAAAAAAGGTGATCCACTACTAATCACAGAAGCAATGAAAATGGAAACAACGATTCAAGCGCCTTTCGATGGAGAAGTTAGCAGCATTTATGTTTCTGACGGCGATACTATCGAATCTGGTGATCTTTTAATTGAAGTAAACAGAATTTAA
- a CDS encoding ABC transporter substrate-binding protein: MKWFKGIAVVLLLAILTACGNTEVKETTKQTEEIKVKDATGETITLKKAPTKIVSLIPSNTEILFALGLGDEVKGVSAYDDYPKEAQKIEKVTSTSVDTEKIIALKPDLVLGHESMLATEKDAYKILTDAGINVFVVPDATNLKEVEKSIATIGDLTGTEKEATKVTDSMEKQKIAIEKKAKELKTSPKVWIEISPDLYTAGKGTFMNEMLELAGGTNIVTESGFIPYNEEKVVELQPDIILSVYPDAKATIQKRAAWKDIPAVKNDKIYEMDANKLSRPGPRLLEGAADIQAVLEN, from the coding sequence ATGAAATGGTTTAAAGGAATTGCCGTAGTTTTATTGCTTGCTATTTTAACTGCATGCGGGAATACGGAAGTAAAAGAGACAACAAAGCAAACAGAAGAAATCAAAGTGAAAGATGCAACTGGTGAAACAATTACACTGAAAAAAGCTCCAACTAAAATTGTTTCATTAATTCCAAGTAATACAGAAATTTTATTTGCACTAGGACTTGGTGATGAAGTAAAAGGAGTATCGGCATATGATGATTATCCAAAAGAAGCTCAGAAAATAGAGAAAGTGACTTCTACTTCAGTTGATACAGAAAAAATTATTGCTCTTAAGCCTGATTTAGTTCTTGGACACGAATCGATGCTTGCAACAGAAAAAGACGCTTATAAAATACTTACAGATGCGGGAATTAACGTGTTTGTAGTTCCAGACGCAACAAACTTAAAGGAAGTAGAAAAATCGATTGCTACCATTGGTGATCTAACTGGAACAGAAAAAGAAGCTACAAAAGTGACCGATTCAATGGAGAAACAAAAAATAGCTATTGAAAAGAAAGCGAAAGAATTAAAAACATCCCCAAAAGTATGGATTGAAATTAGTCCAGACTTATACACAGCAGGAAAAGGAACATTTATGAATGAAATGTTAGAACTTGCTGGTGGAACTAATATTGTAACAGAATCAGGGTTCATTCCTTACAACGAAGAAAAAGTAGTAGAACTGCAACCGGATATCATTTTATCTGTCTATCCAGATGCCAAAGCAACTATCCAAAAACGTGCAGCATGGAAAGATATTCCAGCGGTTAAAAACGATAAAATCTATGAAATGGATGCCAATAAATTAAGTCGTCCAGGACCAAGATTGCTTGAAGGGGCAGCAGATATTCAGGCTGTTCTTGAAAACTAA
- a CDS encoding ABC transporter permease, with amino-acid sequence MKQVMEVIKEQIKNLPMIFRIARYEDKATYQSHYLGLAWQILNPLIQIAIYYFVFGFGMNAKSGSDASYIEWMLAGIIPWFFISAVILQGANSIYNKIGMVSKMNFPMSILPNITIVSNLTSYFTMMVILLGLLAINGTPITIYWGQYLYYFVAMIAFLFSVTLFNATISVLVRDYYIMLQSVMRVLFYVTGIVWNLETMLPQWLVDLLKLNPIYYVVNGFRETFLMNKGFWESPSYTMYFWLITLTLLFVGATLHMKFRERFVDYL; translated from the coding sequence GTGAAACAGGTTATGGAAGTTATTAAAGAACAAATAAAAAATTTACCAATGATATTTCGCATTGCGCGCTATGAAGATAAGGCTACATACCAAAGCCATTATTTAGGACTAGCATGGCAGATTTTAAATCCATTAATACAAATTGCTATTTATTATTTTGTGTTTGGATTTGGGATGAATGCAAAATCTGGATCGGATGCAAGTTATATTGAATGGATGCTAGCGGGGATTATTCCTTGGTTCTTTATTAGTGCAGTTATTTTGCAAGGTGCGAATAGTATTTATAATAAAATAGGCATGGTTTCAAAAATGAATTTCCCAATGAGTATTTTACCTAATATCACGATTGTCTCTAATTTAACAAGTTATTTTACTATGATGGTAATTTTGCTAGGCTTGCTCGCAATTAATGGAACTCCTATTACAATCTATTGGGGTCAGTACTTGTATTATTTTGTAGCCATGATTGCTTTTCTCTTCAGTGTTACTTTATTTAATGCAACAATTAGCGTTTTAGTAAGAGACTATTATATTATGCTGCAATCTGTCATGCGTGTACTTTTTTACGTAACAGGGATTGTTTGGAATTTAGAAACAATGTTGCCGCAATGGCTAGTAGATTTACTCAAACTAAATCCGATTTACTATGTGGTAAACGGCTTTAGAGAGACATTCTTAATGAATAAAGGCTTCTGGGAATCTCCATCATACACGATGTATTTCTGGTTAATCACGCTAACATTACTATTTGTTGGTGCGACACTACACATGAAATTCCGCGAACGCTTCGTGGATTATTTATAG
- the tagH gene encoding teichoic acids export ABC transporter ATP-binding subunit TagH → MGKNIKVSFKHVSKEYDLYQNKSDKIKGLFMPKSQKMQSFWALRDVSFDIHDGETVGLIGINGSGKSTISSIMSGVIPPTQGEVIINGETSLIAIAVGLKGPLTGYENIRLKLLMHGMKSSQINKLMPSIIEFADIGDFINQPIKNYSSGMRSRLGFAISVHTNPDILVIDEALSVGDQTFYEKCVDKINEFKARGKTIVFVSHSLGQVKSLCDRIIWMHHGEIREMGTAQEVAQKYDEFVKWFNKQPNDYKKKYQKEHKENQKAPQKKIYPNPNANKYRLTLFDKIFLTVLIALTILFGTLVATGKSFKGLISEESTTQIEKVVHVDNYDLKLN, encoded by the coding sequence ATGGGTAAAAATATAAAAGTATCATTTAAACATGTGTCGAAAGAATATGACCTCTATCAAAATAAATCTGATAAGATCAAAGGCTTGTTCATGCCGAAAAGTCAAAAAATGCAATCCTTTTGGGCGTTGCGAGACGTATCTTTTGATATTCATGATGGTGAAACAGTAGGACTTATTGGGATCAATGGTTCTGGTAAGTCAACTATATCGAGTATTATGTCAGGTGTTATTCCTCCGACACAAGGAGAAGTCATTATCAACGGAGAAACTTCTTTAATTGCCATTGCAGTGGGACTAAAAGGTCCGCTGACGGGTTATGAAAATATTCGCTTGAAATTACTCATGCATGGAATGAAAAGTTCTCAAATTAACAAGTTGATGCCAAGTATTATCGAATTCGCTGATATAGGTGATTTTATTAATCAACCAATTAAAAACTATTCAAGCGGGATGCGTTCTCGTTTAGGTTTTGCAATTTCGGTGCATACCAATCCTGATATTTTAGTTATTGATGAAGCCTTATCAGTGGGTGACCAGACTTTTTATGAGAAATGCGTTGATAAGATTAATGAATTTAAAGCGCGTGGCAAAACTATTGTTTTTGTCAGTCACTCACTTGGACAAGTAAAAAGTTTGTGTGACAGAATTATTTGGATGCATCACGGTGAAATAAGAGAGATGGGTACAGCACAAGAAGTTGCTCAAAAATATGATGAGTTTGTAAAATGGTTTAACAAACAACCAAATGATTATAAGAAAAAATATCAAAAAGAGCATAAGGAAAATCAAAAAGCTCCTCAGAAAAAAATCTATCCTAATCCTAATGCCAATAAATACAGGCTAACTCTTTTTGATAAAATATTTTTAACTGTGCTAATTGCATTAACGATACTATTTGGAACACTAGTGGCGACAGGGAAATCTTTTAAAGGCTTAATTAGTGAAGAATCCACAACACAAATTGAAAAAGTAGTACATGTTGATAATTACGATTTAAAATTGAATTAA